In Methylomonas sp. ZR1, one DNA window encodes the following:
- a CDS encoding cobalamin-binding protein, whose product MDYPERIVCLTDETTETLYLLGEQARIVGISGYTVRPAQARLEKPKISAFTSAKIDKILALQPDLVLGFSNLQAEIAAELIRNGIAVHVFNQRSVNGILQMIGLLGAMVGVPEKAATLVAQYRQQLETTRLHSLSFARRPKVYFEEWDEPIISGIRWVSELIAIAGGDDCFAELAAEHSAKQRIIADPQEVVRRAPDIIIGSWCGKKFRPDHLAARPGWDSIPAVQQQRVYEIKSCDILQPGPAALSDGLAQICQIINDWQQDCA is encoded by the coding sequence ATGGATTACCCCGAACGCATCGTCTGTTTAACCGACGAAACCACCGAAACCTTGTATTTGCTGGGTGAGCAAGCCCGGATCGTCGGCATTTCCGGCTATACGGTCAGACCAGCGCAGGCTCGCCTGGAAAAACCCAAAATCTCGGCGTTTACTAGCGCCAAAATCGACAAAATTCTGGCGTTACAGCCGGATTTGGTGCTGGGCTTTTCGAATTTGCAAGCTGAGATTGCGGCGGAGTTAATCCGTAACGGTATTGCTGTGCATGTGTTCAATCAACGCTCAGTCAACGGTATTTTGCAGATGATAGGCTTGCTGGGCGCGATGGTCGGCGTCCCGGAAAAAGCCGCTACGCTGGTGGCGCAGTACCGGCAGCAACTGGAAACCACCCGCCTGCACAGCCTAAGTTTTGCCAGACGTCCCAAGGTCTATTTTGAAGAATGGGACGAGCCTATTATTTCCGGCATTCGCTGGGTATCAGAGTTAATTGCCATCGCCGGCGGCGACGATTGCTTCGCCGAATTGGCCGCCGAACATTCCGCCAAACAGCGCATCATCGCCGATCCTCAGGAAGTGGTGCGCCGCGCGCCGGATATTATCATTGGCTCCTGGTGCGGTAAAAAATTCCGCCCCGATCATCTGGCGGCCCGCCCCGGTTGGGACAGCATTCCGGCCGTACAACAACAACGAGTCTACGAAATTAAATCTTGCGATATTTTACAGCCAGGACCGGCGGCACTTAGCGATGGTTTGGCCCAGATATGTCAGATCATCAATGATTGGCAGCAAGATTGTGCTTAG
- a CDS encoding cupin, with protein sequence MNIVQPQNLLEPLLENCRYFEYTQAADPLGSGTITKLPFANFGSELHRTGGTRIIPLDVSEQLRCPGPATSPALCANFVRILAGESLATNFNATSLLFYVMYGSGHTEFDDLTIPWHTGDFVVLPIGQDTRHFADSDAALYLVHDQPLLTYLGVKAETQCFKPTLYSAADSLRELAAAQKAAEAVNRNRISVLLANKAMDQTLTVTHTLWAMLGVLPKGAVQLPHRHQSVALDLILDCAPGCYTLVGPQISANGQIANPTRVDWQPYSAFITPPGYWHAHYNESGQEAHLLPLQDAGLQTYLRSLDIKFVLPDGRVSG encoded by the coding sequence ATGAACATCGTCCAACCGCAAAATCTGCTTGAACCCTTACTGGAAAATTGCCGATATTTTGAATATACCCAAGCCGCCGATCCGCTTGGTTCCGGCACTATCACTAAACTGCCGTTCGCCAATTTCGGCAGCGAATTGCATCGAACCGGCGGCACCCGGATTATCCCGCTGGATGTCAGCGAGCAATTACGTTGTCCCGGTCCGGCCACCAGCCCGGCGTTGTGCGCAAACTTTGTCAGAATTCTGGCCGGCGAGTCGCTGGCGACTAATTTCAATGCCACCTCGTTGTTGTTTTACGTGATGTACGGCAGCGGCCACACCGAATTCGATGACCTGACCATCCCCTGGCACACTGGCGATTTTGTGGTGCTACCGATAGGCCAAGACACCCGGCATTTTGCCGACAGCGATGCGGCTCTTTATTTGGTGCACGACCAGCCGCTGTTGACTTACCTGGGCGTCAAAGCCGAAACACAATGCTTTAAACCGACGCTGTATAGCGCAGCCGATTCGCTGCGTGAATTGGCTGCGGCGCAAAAAGCGGCGGAGGCGGTGAATCGCAACCGCATCAGCGTCTTGCTGGCCAATAAAGCCATGGACCAAACCTTGACCGTGACTCACACGCTGTGGGCGATGCTGGGTGTGTTGCCTAAGGGCGCGGTGCAATTGCCGCATCGGCACCAATCGGTGGCCTTGGATTTGATTCTGGATTGCGCGCCGGGTTGCTACACTCTGGTTGGGCCGCAGATTTCGGCAAACGGCCAGATCGCCAATCCCACCCGCGTCGATTGGCAACCCTATTCAGCCTTCATCACCCCGCCCGGCTACTGGCATGCGCATTACAACGAGTCCGGCCAAGAAGCACATTTGCTTCCGCTACAGGACGCCGGCTTGCAGACCTATTTACGCAGTTTGGATATTAAATTTGTGTTGCCGGATGGGCGTGTTTCGGGGTGA
- a CDS encoding polymorphic toxin type 4 domain-containing protein yields the protein MIEFTPNLLNAERKTARTGGIISIAKYSSNVESEGHIIEIVGWLKPALAKRKNFQGRTDYFQRGELGLSEDWELAHLWAPRFGDEAGAGIMWAPIEMNQTYQNHLLESWLDCLRQAAPGKVKLKAIAISWKGAYLNMYYGWNDQALRGADFLKQVSYQIIDCPVGMTCPKSRVSLLGRKITLELEPPRPGTVPKVRRPSVT from the coding sequence ATGATTGAATTCACTCCAAATCTGCTGAATGCCGAACGTAAAACTGCAAGGACAGGTGGAATAATCAGTATTGCTAAATATTCTAGCAACGTCGAAAGCGAAGGCCATATCATTGAAATCGTGGGCTGGTTGAAACCCGCTCTTGCCAAACGGAAAAACTTTCAGGGTCGTACGGATTACTTCCAACGAGGTGAACTGGGCTTAAGCGAAGATTGGGAATTAGCGCACCTTTGGGCACCTAGATTCGGTGACGAAGCCGGCGCTGGGATTATGTGGGCTCCGATTGAAATGAATCAAACCTACCAAAATCATTTACTCGAATCCTGGTTAGATTGTTTGCGACAAGCGGCACCAGGTAAGGTGAAATTAAAGGCGATCGCTATCAGTTGGAAGGGCGCTTATTTAAATATGTATTACGGCTGGAATGACCAAGCGCTTCGCGGAGCTGATTTTCTGAAACAAGTCAGCTATCAAATCATCGATTGTCCGGTCGGAATGACTTGCCCAAAATCGCGCGTATCATTACTTGGACGTAAAATTACTTTGGAACTTGAGCCGCCACGGCCAGGTACTGTGCCGAAAGTTAGGCGTCCTAGCGTCACTTAA
- a CDS encoding flagellar brake protein: protein MEKESDYLVRSARLIFGHLSDLVKKKCIISAHFGEHNQSFLTTIIDLDQKANLITLDVAPTELLNKQLLGSAKVLFRTEYEGIKVSFRGKAIKKSQSDGHPVFAMPIPDAIFWMQRRQYYRVKVPLSHKNSTCELNLATKNEAGEVDTQAKVFSVADISISGFSFLNPDTKIADLLTPDTVIDECALYLHDGSRAHVGFVIKSVNNVRASATTYQHRIGCKFTHIPQVFENNLQRYMQEIELQQKNLSI, encoded by the coding sequence ATGGAAAAAGAATCCGACTACCTTGTTAGAAGCGCGAGGCTGATTTTTGGCCACTTGAGCGATCTAGTCAAAAAGAAATGCATTATCTCTGCGCATTTTGGCGAACATAACCAATCATTTTTGACCACCATTATCGATCTCGATCAAAAAGCCAATCTGATTACACTGGATGTTGCGCCGACAGAATTACTGAATAAGCAGCTGCTAGGCTCAGCCAAAGTGCTGTTCCGCACCGAATACGAAGGCATTAAAGTTTCATTCCGCGGCAAAGCAATCAAAAAGTCGCAAAGCGACGGTCACCCGGTGTTTGCGATGCCTATCCCGGACGCCATTTTTTGGATGCAACGCCGCCAGTATTATCGCGTTAAAGTGCCTCTTTCTCATAAAAACAGCACCTGCGAACTCAACCTTGCCACAAAAAATGAAGCGGGCGAAGTCGATACGCAAGCAAAAGTGTTCAGCGTGGCAGACATCAGTATTTCCGGATTTTCGTTTTTAAATCCCGACACAAAAATTGCCGACCTTTTAACGCCGGATACCGTCATAGACGAATGCGCCTTGTATTTGCACGATGGCAGTAGGGCCCACGTGGGTTTTGTCATTAAAAGCGTGAACAATGTTCGAGCCAGCGCTACAACCTATCAACATCGCATAGGCTGCAAATTCACCCACATCCCGCAGGTGTTCGAAAACAACCTCCAACGCTACATGCAGGAAATCGAATTACAGCAAAAAAATTTAAGCATTTAA
- a CDS encoding DUF805 domain-containing protein has translation MLRYDRSRYIALGLPALLNALALPLYAHQITTSGSSDEYAVPFYLIIALACGLFGVSAMIKRCRDIGSSAWGILLGFLFAPPLMLLVALVLIFAPSNPAADQLEAPALRPTFDIWFTGFLLLVSPWMPVLLVRAL, from the coding sequence ATGCTGCGTTACGACCGTTCTCGATACATCGCTTTAGGCCTGCCGGCTTTGCTGAATGCTTTGGCGCTACCCCTGTATGCGCATCAGATAACGACCAGCGGGTCGTCCGACGAATATGCCGTGCCGTTCTATTTGATTATCGCCCTGGCATGCGGCTTATTCGGGGTATCCGCCATGATAAAACGCTGCCGCGACATCGGCTCTTCGGCCTGGGGAATATTGCTGGGATTTTTGTTCGCGCCGCCGCTGATGCTGTTGGTGGCTTTGGTATTAATATTCGCCCCCAGCAATCCGGCCGCCGACCAACTGGAAGCTCCGGCGTTGCGCCCTACCTTCGATATCTGGTTTACCGGCTTTCTGTTATTGGTGAGCCCGTGGATGCCTGTGTTATTAGTACGGGCTTTGTAA
- a CDS encoding type II toxin-antitoxin system RelE/ParE family toxin, whose translation MVIWTPRARTDLKAIYDYIAQDSPLTAKRIIQELIQKTDSLLASPYLGKKVPEFDQQELREIGVHSWRIIYQIRLNQVYVVTVVHKRRDFKNSDLLIDQ comes from the coding sequence ATGGTAATTTGGACGCCTCGCGCCAGAACAGACCTCAAAGCCATTTATGATTACATCGCGCAGGATTCACCGCTGACCGCCAAACGCATCATCCAGGAATTGATACAAAAAACCGACAGCCTGCTGGCGTCTCCTTACCTCGGTAAAAAAGTGCCCGAGTTTGACCAACAGGAATTACGGGAAATCGGCGTGCATTCTTGGAGAATCATTTACCAAATTAGACTTAACCAAGTCTATGTTGTCACGGTGGTTCATAAACGCCGCGATTTCAAAAATTCGGACTTATTGATAGACCAATAA
- a CDS encoding multidrug efflux SMR transporter, with protein MGWLLLFAAGCSEIVFAISLKYNDGFTKLWPSVVTGVSGAGSFYLLMLAIRTLPLGTAYAVWTGMGAVGVAIIGIFLFKESADWFRLASILLIIVGIVGLKLTHVE; from the coding sequence ATGGGTTGGTTGCTATTGTTCGCCGCGGGTTGCTCGGAAATCGTGTTTGCGATAAGTCTTAAATACAATGACGGGTTTACTAAGTTGTGGCCAAGCGTAGTGACTGGCGTGTCGGGGGCGGGCAGTTTTTACCTGTTAATGCTGGCGATCAGAACTTTACCGCTGGGTACGGCTTATGCGGTGTGGACCGGTATGGGGGCGGTGGGTGTCGCGATAATCGGGATTTTTCTGTTTAAGGAATCGGCAGACTGGTTCCGCTTAGCGTCCATCCTGTTAATCATCGTCGGCATCGTCGGTTTGAAGCTGACGCATGTGGAATAA
- the mfd gene encoding transcription-repair coupling factor, translating to MSLPTIPATALPQQGTTIYWSGLSGCGDSLTLAQTIAQEKRLLVIVTPDTQTALRLEHELAFFLDNSLPILHFPDWETLPYDVFSPLPEIISERLRTLALLPDTKRGALILSVATLMHRLAPREHILAHSFAIEVGGTLSLEVTRAKLEAVGYQCVSQVYQHGEFAVRGSILDLFPMGSKQPYRIELFDDDVESIRSFDPDTQMSQDKMQKIELFPAREFPFTDEAIKRFRQAFREHFPDASPKNNLYLDVSKQITPAGIEYYLPLFVERTESLFAYLPKTALFVLPTNFAENAQRFYSEADERYQQRKYDIDRPLLPPTRLFLSAEEIQQHTDSFSRVVLDNRAEPAHSFGCKLLPDVAIDSRLKEPAQRLRQFIEGFDGKILFVAETAGHREGLIDKLKSVKLAAKQVQSWPEFLQTDHSPCIVVAPMDHGLWLEDAKLAVITESQLSGEKVQQRRRRAKSAARALENIFNNLDELTIGSPVVHQEHGVGRYLGLQILNVGGIDAEFLMLEYANNDKIYVPVASLHMIGRYSGVSAENAPLHRLGTDQWSKAKKKAMERARDVAAELLDIHAKRAAREGFAFNIDNSDYNTFAAAFPFEETPDQLSAIEAILQDMAATQPMDRVVCGDVGFGKTEVAMRAAFVAVQSGKQVAVLVPTTLLAQQHYQNFRDRFADWPVRIEVTSRFVTPKQQKAIADDLADGKVDIVIGTHKLLSKEMKYKALGLVIIDEEHRFGVTQKEHFKKLRHELDLLTLTATPIPRTLNMAMAGLRDISIIATPPPNRHAIKTFVTEWIDSQVQEACQREIKRGGQVFFLHNDVKSMEKMMRELSELVPEARIQIAHGQMAERELEQIMLDFYHQRFNLLIASTIIESGIDIPSANTIVINRADKLGLAQLHQLRGRVGRSHHRAYAYCIVPPKSLMTKDAIKRLEAFETSGELGAGFMLSSHDMEIRGAGELLGDEQSGQIQEIGFTLYTELLERAVKALKSGKQPELDAPLDTGPEVDLQVAALIPEDYLPDIHARLVLYKRIASAETEDDLRKLKIEMIDRFGLLPDQVKALFAITELKQQAAHLGIRKIEAHATGGRIVFTATPQIDTGELILMIQSQSQVYKFDGADKLRFTQAFKDMEDKVVFLEKLLVRLVPKS from the coding sequence ATGTCCTTACCAACAATCCCCGCAACTGCATTGCCGCAACAAGGCACCACAATATACTGGAGTGGTCTGAGCGGCTGCGGCGACTCGCTGACGCTGGCGCAAACGATTGCTCAGGAAAAGCGCCTGCTAGTCATAGTCACCCCAGACACGCAAACTGCGTTGCGCCTGGAGCACGAGCTGGCGTTCTTTTTGGACAATAGCCTGCCGATTCTGCATTTTCCGGATTGGGAAACCCTGCCTTACGACGTATTCTCGCCATTACCGGAGATTATCTCCGAACGCTTACGCACTCTGGCCTTGCTACCAGACACCAAGCGCGGCGCGCTGATTTTGTCGGTGGCGACGCTGATGCATCGTCTAGCCCCTCGCGAGCATATTTTGGCACATAGCTTTGCCATCGAAGTCGGCGGCACTTTGAGCCTGGAAGTCACTCGCGCCAAACTGGAAGCGGTCGGCTACCAATGCGTGTCGCAAGTCTATCAACACGGTGAATTTGCGGTGCGCGGCTCGATTTTGGATTTGTTTCCGATGGGTTCCAAGCAACCGTACCGTATCGAATTGTTTGACGACGATGTGGAATCGATCCGCAGCTTCGATCCCGACACACAAATGTCGCAAGACAAAATGCAGAAAATAGAGCTATTCCCGGCCCGCGAGTTTCCGTTTACCGACGAAGCCATCAAACGCTTCCGCCAAGCCTTCCGCGAACACTTCCCGGACGCATCGCCCAAGAACAATCTCTATCTCGACGTTTCCAAACAAATCACCCCCGCCGGCATCGAATATTACTTGCCGCTATTCGTCGAACGCACCGAATCGTTGTTCGCCTATTTGCCCAAGACTGCGCTGTTTGTGCTGCCGACCAATTTCGCCGAAAACGCCCAGCGCTTTTACAGCGAAGCCGACGAACGCTATCAACAACGCAAATACGATATAGACCGGCCGTTATTACCTCCGACTCGCCTGTTTCTGTCGGCCGAAGAAATCCAGCAACACACCGACAGTTTCAGCCGCGTGGTATTGGACAATCGAGCGGAACCCGCCCACTCATTCGGCTGTAAATTGCTGCCGGATGTCGCTATCGACAGCCGTTTGAAAGAACCCGCGCAACGCTTGCGCCAGTTCATCGAAGGCTTCGACGGCAAAATCCTGTTCGTCGCCGAAACCGCCGGCCACCGCGAAGGCCTAATCGACAAATTAAAAAGCGTCAAACTCGCCGCCAAACAAGTACAGAGCTGGCCGGAGTTTCTTCAGACTGATCATTCGCCTTGCATCGTCGTCGCGCCGATGGATCATGGCCTGTGGCTCGAAGATGCAAAACTGGCAGTCATCACCGAAAGCCAACTCAGCGGCGAGAAAGTCCAGCAACGCCGGCGCCGCGCCAAATCCGCCGCCCGGGCGCTGGAAAACATCTTCAACAACCTCGACGAATTGACTATCGGCTCGCCGGTGGTGCATCAGGAACACGGCGTCGGCCGTTATCTGGGCTTGCAGATTCTCAACGTCGGCGGCATCGACGCCGAATTTTTGATGTTGGAATACGCCAACAACGACAAGATATACGTGCCGGTGGCCTCTTTGCACATGATCGGCCGTTACAGCGGGGTCAGCGCCGAAAATGCACCACTGCACCGCCTAGGCACCGACCAATGGAGCAAGGCCAAGAAAAAAGCCATGGAGCGCGCCCGCGACGTGGCCGCCGAGTTGCTGGACATTCACGCCAAACGCGCCGCCCGCGAAGGCTTTGCCTTTAACATCGACAACAGCGATTACAACACCTTCGCCGCCGCCTTCCCGTTCGAGGAAACCCCGGATCAGCTCAGCGCCATCGAAGCCATCTTGCAAGACATGGCCGCCACCCAGCCGATGGATCGCGTGGTTTGCGGCGACGTCGGTTTCGGCAAAACCGAAGTAGCGATGCGCGCGGCCTTTGTGGCGGTGCAAAGCGGCAAACAGGTGGCGGTGCTGGTGCCCACCACCCTGCTCGCCCAGCAGCATTATCAAAATTTTCGCGACCGCTTCGCCGACTGGCCGGTGCGCATCGAAGTCACCTCGCGCTTCGTCACCCCCAAACAGCAAAAAGCCATCGCCGACGACTTGGCCGACGGCAAGGTGGACATCGTCATCGGCACCCACAAATTGCTATCCAAGGAAATGAAATACAAGGCCTTGGGCCTGGTGATCATCGACGAAGAACACCGCTTTGGCGTGACGCAAAAAGAGCATTTCAAAAAGCTGCGCCACGAACTGGACTTGCTGACGCTAACCGCGACGCCGATTCCGCGCACCTTGAACATGGCCATGGCCGGTCTGCGCGATATTTCCATCATCGCTACCCCGCCGCCAAACCGCCATGCCATCAAGACCTTCGTCACCGAATGGATAGACTCGCAAGTGCAGGAAGCCTGCCAACGGGAAATCAAACGCGGCGGCCAGGTGTTTTTCCTGCACAACGACGTGAAAAGCATGGAGAAAATGATGCGCGAGCTGAGCGAACTGGTGCCGGAGGCGCGGATTCAGATCGCCCACGGCCAGATGGCCGAACGCGAGCTGGAGCAGATCATGCTGGATTTTTATCACCAGCGTTTTAATCTGCTGATTGCCAGCACCATCATCGAAAGCGGCATCGACATCCCCAGCGCCAACACCATCGTCATCAACCGCGCCGACAAGTTGGGTCTGGCTCAATTGCATCAATTACGTGGGCGGGTCGGTCGGTCGCATCACCGCGCCTATGCTTACTGCATCGTGCCGCCTAAATCCTTAATGACCAAGGACGCGATCAAACGCCTGGAAGCCTTCGAGACCTCCGGCGAACTGGGCGCCGGCTTCATGCTGTCCTCGCACGACATGGAAATCCGCGGTGCCGGTGAATTATTGGGTGACGAACAAAGCGGCCAGATCCAGGAAATCGGCTTTACCTTGTACACCGAGTTGCTGGAACGGGCGGTCAAAGCCTTGAAATCCGGTAAACAGCCGGAATTGGACGCGCCGCTGGATACCGGCCCGGAAGTGGATTTGCAAGTCGCCGCACTGATTCCGGAAGACTATTTGCCGGACATTCACGCCCGCCTGGTTTTGTACAAACGCATCGCCAGCGCCGAAACCGAAGACGACTTGCGCAAGTTAAAAATCGAAATGATCGACCGCTTTGGTTTGTTGCCGGACCAAGTCAAAGCCTTGTTCGCAATCACCGAACTGAAACAACAAGCCGCGCATCTGGGCATCCGTAAAATCGAAGCCCACGCCACCGGCGGCCGCATCGTATTTACCGCCACCCCGCAAATCGATACCGGCGAGTTGATTTTGATGATTCAAAGCCAGTCGCAAGTCTATAAATTCGACGGCGCGGACAAATTACGCTTTACCCAAGCCTTTAAGGATATGGAGGATAAGGTGGTGTTTTTGGAGAAGTTGTTGGTACGATTGGTACCTAAATCTTGA
- a CDS encoding HD-GYP domain-containing protein has protein sequence MIKKIDVADLKPKMFIHDINCPWINHPFLRNSFLIESAQDIEKIAAYGICQVYIDTALGPDMPEAPSVHDINRQLDEHMQHLGRTLKRVPPPVSLEKERVKAKQVCREANRIVHNVLQDCRLGKQVELEQVEPVVSNIIDSIFRNPDAIVSLLRIKQADKYTFQHSVAVGTLLISFCRALDIDRKLIEQVGLGGLLHDIGKMQVPNNILNKPGKLTESEFEIMKNHVRYGCQVLEKTPGISPITLNVAAEHHECYNGSGYPLGLKGDEISLYGQMAAVVDVYDALTSTRVYHTGIEPTEVLRKLLEWSDHHFNLTLVHQFIRSIGIYPVGTLVRLESGYLAVVVEQHHENLLHPRVRVVFNARTRCYTPPADFDLSKPGCNDRITSFEVPAKCGVDPQRYL, from the coding sequence ATGATAAAAAAAATCGATGTAGCCGACCTGAAGCCCAAGATGTTTATCCACGACATCAACTGCCCGTGGATAAACCACCCGTTCTTGCGCAACAGCTTTTTGATCGAATCCGCTCAAGACATCGAAAAAATCGCCGCCTACGGCATTTGCCAGGTCTACATAGACACCGCGCTCGGCCCGGATATGCCGGAAGCTCCATCCGTTCATGACATAAACCGGCAGCTTGACGAACATATGCAGCACTTGGGGCGCACGCTCAAGCGCGTGCCGCCGCCGGTTAGCCTCGAAAAAGAACGGGTAAAAGCCAAGCAAGTCTGCCGCGAAGCCAACCGCATCGTACACAACGTCCTCCAGGATTGCCGCTTGGGTAAGCAGGTCGAATTGGAGCAGGTAGAGCCGGTGGTTTCCAATATCATCGATTCGATTTTCCGTAACCCGGACGCCATAGTCAGTCTGCTCAGAATCAAGCAGGCTGATAAATATACTTTTCAGCATTCCGTGGCGGTCGGCACCTTGCTGATTAGTTTTTGCAGAGCTTTGGATATAGACCGCAAGCTTATCGAACAGGTTGGCCTTGGTGGTTTATTGCACGACATCGGCAAAATGCAGGTGCCGAATAACATTCTGAACAAACCTGGAAAACTGACGGAAAGCGAATTTGAGATCATGAAAAATCATGTGCGCTACGGCTGTCAGGTGTTGGAGAAAACGCCGGGTATTTCACCCATCACGCTCAATGTCGCCGCCGAACACCACGAATGCTACAACGGCAGTGGTTATCCACTAGGCCTGAAGGGCGATGAAATCAGCCTTTACGGGCAGATGGCTGCGGTAGTGGACGTATACGATGCACTGACATCCACGCGGGTTTATCACACCGGCATCGAACCCACCGAAGTGCTAAGAAAGTTATTGGAATGGAGCGACCATCATTTTAATCTGACGCTGGTGCATCAATTTATTCGCAGCATCGGCATTTATCCGGTCGGCACCTTAGTACGACTGGAGAGCGGTTATTTGGCCGTCGTAGTTGAGCAACATCATGAAAACCTGCTGCATCCACGGGTGAGAGTGGTATTCAATGCCCGGACGCGCTGCTACACACCTCCCGCAGATTTTGATCTGTCCAAACCCGGTTGTAATGATCGGATTACCTCGTTTGAGGTGCCCGCGAAGTGTGGGGTCGATCCTCAGCGCTATTTATAG
- the gpmI gene encoding 2,3-bisphosphoglycerate-independent phosphoglycerate mutase: protein MKLEKSSRFPACPGPVVTIVLDGVGISPREDGDAVKAARTPNLDHYMASYPMTKLLAHGTAVGMPSDEDMGNSEVGHNAFGAGRVFAQGAKLVAESISSGHLWQGHAWHEVVATAKQGGTLHFLGLFSDGNVHSHIDHLKAMIERAKQEGVAKVRLHILLDGRDVGETSALDYVDPFEAYLDGLRGADFDVAIASGGGRMQITMDRYEADWSMVKRGWDIHVSGLGRQFASAHEAIETFRNEANVIDQDLPGFVIAKDGKPLGTIVDGDAVVFFNFRGDRAIEISRAFTEEQFSPFERGSLPKVTYAGMMQYDGDTKLPARFLVEPPTIDRTLGEYLAKNGISQYAISETQKFGHVTYFWNGNRSGKFDEASETYVEIPSDLVPFEQRPWMKCAEITDTLIDAVRSGQYKYLRVNYANGDMVGHTGNFEAAVTAMQGLDLQLARLIPVILEMNGTAIITADHGNADEMYELDKKGNVTRNAEGRTKAKTSHTLNPVPFVLVSGENPGHTLRDDLPKAGLSNVAATILNLLGFEAPEDYDPSLIKAS from the coding sequence ATGAAATTAGAAAAATCTTCCCGTTTTCCCGCCTGCCCCGGCCCTGTCGTCACCATCGTCCTGGATGGCGTGGGCATTTCGCCGCGCGAAGACGGCGACGCGGTTAAAGCCGCGCGCACCCCGAATCTGGACCATTACATGGCCAGCTATCCGATGACCAAACTGCTGGCGCACGGCACCGCAGTGGGCATGCCCAGCGACGAAGATATGGGCAATAGCGAAGTCGGCCACAATGCCTTCGGCGCCGGCCGGGTGTTTGCCCAAGGCGCGAAATTGGTCGCCGAATCTATTTCCAGCGGCCACCTCTGGCAAGGCCACGCCTGGCATGAGGTCGTCGCCACCGCCAAACAAGGCGGCACGCTGCATTTCCTGGGTCTATTCTCCGACGGCAATGTGCATTCGCATATCGATCATTTGAAAGCGATGATCGAACGGGCCAAGCAAGAAGGCGTAGCCAAAGTACGCTTGCATATCCTGCTGGATGGCCGCGACGTTGGCGAAACGTCGGCTTTGGATTATGTCGATCCGTTCGAAGCGTATCTGGACGGTTTGCGCGGCGCGGATTTTGATGTCGCCATCGCTTCTGGCGGCGGGCGGATGCAAATCACGATGGACCGTTACGAAGCCGACTGGTCGATGGTCAAACGCGGCTGGGACATTCATGTATCGGGTTTGGGCAGACAATTCGCCAGCGCCCACGAAGCGATTGAAACCTTCCGCAACGAAGCCAACGTCATCGACCAGGATTTGCCCGGCTTCGTGATTGCCAAAGACGGCAAGCCGCTGGGTACTATTGTTGACGGCGACGCGGTGGTGTTTTTCAACTTCCGCGGGGACCGGGCGATCGAAATTTCCCGCGCCTTTACCGAAGAACAATTCAGCCCCTTCGAGCGCGGCTCGCTGCCGAAAGTCACTTACGCCGGCATGATGCAATACGACGGCGACACCAAATTGCCGGCGCGCTTTTTGGTCGAGCCGCCCACCATCGACCGCACCTTGGGCGAATATCTGGCCAAAAACGGCATCAGCCAATACGCCATCAGCGAAACCCAAAAATTCGGCCACGTGACCTATTTCTGGAACGGCAACCGTTCCGGCAAGTTCGACGAGGCCTCCGAAACGTATGTGGAAATCCCCAGCGATTTAGTGCCTTTCGAACAACGCCCCTGGATGAAATGCGCCGAGATCACCGACACCCTGATCGACGCGGTGCGTAGCGGCCAATACAAATATCTGCGGGTCAATTACGCCAACGGCGATATGGTTGGCCACACCGGCAATTTCGAGGCGGCGGTAACGGCGATGCAAGGCCTGGATCTGCAATTGGCACGTCTGATTCCGGTGATTCTGGAGATGAACGGCACGGCAATTATCACTGCCGACCACGGCAACGCCGACGAAATGTACGAATTGGATAAAAAAGGCAATGTCACCCGCAATGCAGAGGGCCGCACCAAAGCCAAAACCTCGCACACCTTGAACCCGGTGCCGTTCGTGTTGGTGTCCGGGGAGAACCCTGGCCACACACTCCGCGACGATTTACCAAAAGCCGGCTTGTCGAATGTGGCTGCGACTATTTTGAATCTGCTGGGTTTTGAAGCACCGGAAGATTACGATCCTAGCTTGATCAAAGCCAGCTAA